Proteins from a single region of Theileria parva strain Muguga chromosome 1, complete sequence, whole genome shotgun sequence:
- the SMC1 gene encoding uncharacterized protein has product MSELDGLDSESFLSESSVSSENVTEVVESVHSLQTDNNLLSFSEKNDVNLGQTSRYELNPFHLSSDQRLKRGTIHAIELHNFKSYFGTVLIDKFASFNAIIGPNGSGKSNLMDAISFVLCIRTSTLRGNNLRDLINKVPDPSDPLENRFAYVALTLKGDTDFSTFKRLINHNGHISYIYNNNVITFKGYTEALHEYKINTLGSTGLIFQGSVNDIISRSPSELTKLFENISGSILYEKPYNYMRDKIAKMRMEYKNLLLKKKNLNNELKQFKTMDSTNKKYHKLLQNHNEIMVKKNLCEFQILEHKFKSHTNKYFTLLNEYKEVVKRWDESNGMKNELEEKLANLYYEQGKLNRQIQQKTQTLNSLRNSMMDFFSNKITLENKIDTLNSVITSTTEDQTLLHTQSQELKIAKSELEKEIESLNTELKSCEKDTFTLSSAQMTEFNRYLKEFNTLTSDNKINIKIIQNNINQFTTQLKSIKSKLKGMRSQEEQVVGNLTKYTGLIEETESKMRDFRSSLEQLQTHMTQLKVRKEKLHTQNCELQDKKDNYTQMLTSLSVLKHEYNYMFKRSVLNNEMAKTVPGVLGEVISLFELTNEAYSTAVMASLGFRAHAIVTRDYQTIAKCIEFLKEKKAEKRDFISLQQLKSDKSTTRQHLSHLLRRFNKLNYAFAIDLIEPNGDSVSNLFEYLLGDTVIVDNLDEAERVVNLRHGRDGVNLQFNVVTLKGQMITRNRTIVVGSTLSTKKSEMELELNKYNKFNALLIEVEKELRDNSDETKRIETELSSGTDKIERFKRNLQLLLTKLEYLRKHKESLDSQRNELSAESDKLMTQLKSLEQTLQELENKLSLENEQLDKLKNEHFAPLNTKFEVSDVYEMVMSRDDKVNNLHNNLMGKKMTLSRYETDLLELERKIESINGRLSDLNAQLTDVKTQLLTLKEDNLSSCDGIETVQSEITSLKQLLQGYTTDINLYTEQLNNITTTDDKYDVMEEINGLKEEIYQFHSQAMALTEFCKVHNLPLRFSITPKSQSESLNLEEEMEQIVLGFPILSNAHEFSISSTSDLESEYKLLCETLVSLKKSLSNLRSYGDLEDKIESTTEEISSVDKETETLKTQLVKLESDFNKIKHERSGLFLHCFETVRENLGPIYRKLSQNEEGAEGQAFLTLDDFPTTSTTPTNSVNTFNSTIDGTLNNNGSNTVNSLVDLEPFNRSIRYNTIPPMKKYLSINLQSGGEKALSSIALLLSLHIYRNSPFVVLDEIDANIDSVKLNNLTKFLMESTFQVIIISLKDKLFSKAQRLIGVYRSHPLCTSKCLVLNLENYPPDE; this is encoded by the exons ATGAGTGAATTGGATGGCTTAGATTCTGAGAGTTTTCTTTCAGAGTCTTCAGTGTCATCAGAGAATGTGACTGAGGTCGTAGAATCAGTCCATTCACTTCAAACTGacaataatttactcaGTTTTTCAGAGAAAAATGACGTCAATTTGGGTCAAACCAGCCGTTATGAACTGAATCCCTTCCATTTATCCTCGGACCAGAGGCTTAAGAGAGGCACGATTCATGCGATTGAATTACATAACTTTAAAAGTTATTTTGGCACTGTGTtaatagataaatttgCTTCATTTAATGCCATTATTGGCCCTAACGGCTCAG GCAAATCTAATCTTATGGACGCAATATCATTTGTACTATGCATCAGGACGAGTACACTGAGGGGTAATAATCTGAgggatttaataaataaagtaCCAGATCCTTCAGATCCACTGGAGAACAGATTTGCCTATGTAGCACTAACACTTAAAGGTGATACCGATTTCTCAACCTTCAAACGACTCATTAATCACAACGGACATATCTCATACATTTACAATAACAAT GTGATAACGTTTAAGGGATATACTGAGGCGTTACatgagtataaaattaatacgTTGGGATCTACAGGATTAATATTTCAAGGTTCCGTAAATGATATCATCTCAAGATCACCCTCAGAACTCACTAAACTATTCGAAAACATTTCTGGATC AATATTGTATGAGAAGCCGTATAATTATATGAGGGATAAGATTGCGAAGATGAGAATGGAATATAAGAACTTATTGTTAAAGAAAAAGAACTTAAATAACgaattaaaacaatttaaaacCATGGACTCGACCAACAAGAAATACCACAAACTTCTACAAAACcat AATGAGATAATGGTGAAGAAGAATCTGTGCgaatttcaaattttagaaCATAAATTCAAATCCCACACCAACAAATACTTCACACTTCT CAACGAGTATAAGGAGGTGGTGAAGAGATGGGATGAGAGTAATGGTATGAAAAATGAGTTAGAGGAGAAGCTGGCCAATTTATATTACGAGCAGGGGAAATTGAATAGACAAATACAGCAGAAGACACAAACACTCAACAGCTTACGCAACTCCATGATGGACTTTTTTTccaataaaattactctggaaaataaaattgacaCACTAAACTCAGTCATCACCTCCACCACTGAGGATCAAACACTATTACACACTCAGTCTCAGGAGTTAAAAATAGCTAAAAGTGAACTTGAGAAGGAAATTGAATCACTAAACACAGAGCTAAAGAGCTGTGAGAAGGATACATTCACACTCTCATCCGCACAGATGACAGAGTTTAATCGATACCTGAAGGaatttaacacattgaCTTCGGATAACaagattaatattaaaattattcaaaataatattaaccaATTTACAACACAGTTGAAATCC ATAAAGAGTAAGTTGAAGGGAATGAGATCACAGGAGGAGCAAGTAGTTGgcaatttaacaaaatacACAGGATTAATCGAGGAAACAGAATCCAAAATGAGAGATTTCAGATCATCACTAGAACAACTTCAAACACACATGACCCAGTTAAAAGTTAGGAAGGAGAAGTTACATACTCAAAACTGTGAATTACAGGATAAAAAagataattatacacaaatGTTAACATCATTGAGTGTGTTGAAACAtgagtataattatatgttcAAGAGGAGTGTGCTGAATAATGAGATGGCAAAGACAGTCCCCGGAGTGTTGGGGGAGGTAATATCTTTGTTTGAGTTAACGAATGAAGCGTATTCAACAGCTGTAATGGCGTCGTTGGGCTTCAGAGCACATGCAATTGTGACTAGAGACTATCAAACGATTGCAAAATGTATTGAATTTCTGAAGGAAAAAAAGGCTGAAAAAAGAGATTTCATCTCACTGCAACAACTTAAATCTGATAAATCCACAACTCGCCAACACCTGTCACATTTATTGAGAAGGTTCAATAAGTTAAATTACGCATTTGCAATTGATTTAATTGAGCCAAATGGTGACTCAGTGAGTAATTTGTTTGAATATTTGCTGGGTGACACTGTGATTGTGGACAACTTAGACGAGGCTGAACGGGTTGTTAATTTGAGACATGGTAGGGATGGAGTAAATTTACAGTTTAATGTGGTGACTTTGAAAGGTCAAATGATAACAAGGAATCGGACAATAGTAGTTGGATCAACACTAAGTACTAAAAAGAGTGAAATGGAACTAGAGCTTAACAAATACAATAAATTCAACGCACTTTTGATTGAGGTTGAGAAGGAGTTACGGGATAATTCAGATGAGACCAAGAGAATTGAGACTGAACTCTCAAGTGGTACTGACAAGATTGAAAGGTTCAAGAGAAATTTACAACTATTATTAACCAAATTGGAATATTTGAGAAAACATAAAGAATCGCTAGACTCACAGAGAAATGAATTGTCAGCCGAGTCCGACAAGTTGATGACACAGTTGAAATCTCTAGAGCAAACTTTACAAGAGTTGGAAAACAAACTATCATTAGAAAACGAACAATTGGATAAACTTAAGAATGAACATTTTGCACCTTTGAACACTAAGTTTGAGGTGTCAGATGTGTATGAAATGGTAATGTCGAGAGATGACAAggtgaataatttacataataacTTAATGGGTAAAAAAATGACATTGAGTAGATATGAGACCGATTTACTCGAATTAGAGCGTAAAATTGAAAGTATAAACGGAAGATTATCAGACTTAAACGCACAGTTGACAGATGTTAAGACCCAATTACTCACGTTGAAGGAGGATAATTTATCTTCATGTGATGGAATTGAAACTGTACAATCTGAAATCACATCACtcaaacaattattacaagGTTACACCACTGATATTAACCTTTACACTGAACAACTAAATAACATAACTACTACAGATGACAAGTATGATGTAATGGAGGAGATTAATGGGTTGAAAGAggaaatttatcaatttcaTAGTCAGGCTATGGCGTTGACGGAGTTTTGTAAAGTGCATAATCTACCCTTGAGATTTTCAATCACACCGAAATCTCAGTCAGAATCTCTAAATTTAGAAGAGGAAATGGAACAAATTGTTCTAGGATTTCCAATACTGTCCAACGCCCACGAGTTTAGCATATCGAGCACGTCAGACTTGGAATCGgagtataaattattatgtgAGACCCTCGTGAGTTTGAAGAAATCACTCTCTAACCTCCGCTCGTACGGCGATTTGGAAGATAAAATTGAATCAACAACCGAGGAAATATCATCCGTTGATAAGGAAACTGAAACACTGAAGACACAATTAGTCAAACTCGAATCAGATTTCAACAAGATCAAACATGAGAGATCAGGCTTATTTCTCCACTGTTTCGAAACCGTAAGGGAAAATTTAGGCCCAATTTACAGAAAATTATCACAAAATGAAGAAGGCGCTGAAGGACAAGCCTTCCTAACTCTAGACGATTTTCCCACAACTTCCACCACACCAACTAATTCAGTTAATACATTTAATAGTACAATTGATGGCACACTGAATAATAATGGGAGCAATACGGTGAATAGTTTGGTTGATTTGGAACCGTTTAATAGAAGTATAAGATATAATACGATACCTCCGATGAAAAAATACTTGAgcataaatttacaaagtGGCGGTGAAAAGGCTTTGTCATCTATAGCTTTATTGCTTTcattacatatttatagaAATTCGCCGTTTGTAGTTTTGGATGAAATTGACGCCAACATTGACTCTGTGAAGCTGAACAATCTAACCAAGTTCCTAATGGAAAGCACATTTCAAGTTATCATCATCTCACTCaaggataaattattctcaAAAGCTCAAAGATTAATTGGAGTCTACAGGTCACACCCCCTGTGCACTTCCAAATGCCTAGTACTCAATCTAGAAAATTATCCCCCagatgaataa